The Azospirillum brasilense DNA window CGGGAGCTGGATGGAATGACGGCCGGAGGGACCGCCGTCACCCGGCGGCGTCCAGAAGCCCCGGGGAGAAGCGCCGGACTGTTTCCGTGACGCCCAGCTCGGCGGCGATCCGCGACGCTCCGGCCAGCGTGGTCCATGGACCGATGTATCCGGACCGAGGTGCTCGGCATGGTGGCTTGCACCGCTCGAATGGGGTACGGTCCCGCACGACCACACGACCCAGCCCGTGGAGATCCCGATGTCCGCGTCCGACGGGGAACGGCCGGAAACGCCGCCCCATGTGAAGACCCTGGAAAGCCTGGCCCGCAAGGGGTGCTCGATCGGCGACCGATTTGCCCCGGGCTCGCCGGAAGGCCGCGAGGCCATCGCCTACTGGTTCGAGGTGATCCAGTATGCGGACCGGATGCTCAACCTCGCCTGCAACGACTATTACGACCTCCGGCATCCCAAGCATTACCTCTGGACCGGCCACGCCGCCTTCCTGGTGGAGAATATCCGGCCGGGCGAGCGGGTCCTCGATATCGGATGCGGGGCCAGCTACTACCAGCAATGGATGGCGCAGACCGCGGCGGAGGTCGTCGCCGTCGACATCAACCCGGACCGGGTGGCCCAGTCGATCCGCAACAACACCATGCCCAACCTGCGCTTCCTGACCATGGACGCGACGCGCGAGCTGCCGGAGGGCCGGTTCGATGTCGTCGTCTGCTCGCACGTGCTGGAGCATCTCGACGACCCGGTGCCGCTGCTCACCAATCTCGCCCGCCACATCCCGAAGATCGTGGTCAAGGTCCCGGCCGTGGACAGCACCTGGTACAAGCTGGTCCGGAAGGACATCGGCCTGTTCTGGATGGACGATCCCGACCACCGCCGGGAGTACACGCTGGATCTGCTGCGCGAGCATCTGGAGGCGGGCGGCTGGACGGTCGCCTCCCTGGTCCGCGGCTTCGATCTGCGTGCCATCGCCACCTCGCCGGCCGCGGGTTGAGGCGGGGCGGGCCGCTCCCCCACCATGGACCCTGGAATGGACAAGCTCAGGATCTTCATCGACTACCCCGTCAGCGAAACGGGTCAGTTCCTCGGGCTGGCGGTGCAGCAGCTCCTGCACGACCACCTGAAGACCCGGTCCGACGTGGAGGTCGTCCGGGACGACCAGGATTTCGACATCATCCTCGTGGCCAACGGCGACTCCCACTATGTGGGCCGCAACCCGCCGGGATCATGGGGGAGCGCTGCCTTGACCCGTTCAAGTCGCTGGTCTGAGCGCGCGGGCGGGTGGCTGTGAGCGCCCGCCCCACGCTGCTCGCCGCCGCCGCCATCGAGGCCGGGTCGCTGTTCGCCCACGCCGTCAACACGGTCAAGATGGCCGAGGGCTTCGCCCGCAACGGGCTGAACGTGGTCTTCGTCTGCCTGGAGCCGGCCGGCGGCCCGGTGTCGCCGGAGCGGCTGAACGCGCTCTACGGCCTGAACGCGCCGCTGGACTGGGTGATGCTGCCAGCGAATGCGGACGGCACCCCGCGCGGCGACGGCATGGGCTTCGCGGTCCCGGCGCTGGAGCTGGCGCGGGCCCGCGAAGCCCGTATCGTCTACGCCCGCAGCTACGTGCTGCCGGCGCTGACGGCGCGGGAGGGGATTCCCACGCTGGTCGAAGCCCACACCGACCCGTCCAACGCCCGGCCGGACTTCGCCGACCTGCTGGCCGCCACCCACCTGCCCGGCCTGCGCCGGCTGGTCACCATCGCGCCGGTCCTGGCGCGGGGGTACGCCGCCCGCGGGGCCGCCGCCGACCGCATCGTCGTGCTGCCCGACGCGGTGGACGAACGGTTGTTCGCCCGTCCGGCCGTACCGCCTCCCTCCCCGCTGGGGCCGGGGCCGAACGCGGTGTACGCCGGGCATCTCTACGACTACAAGGGCATCCCCGCCATTCTCGAAGCGGTGGCCCTGCGCCCCGGCATCCGCTTCCACCTGGTCGGCGGCTGGCCGCAGGATGTGGAGCGCACCCGCGCGCGGGTGGAGGCGGCGGGGCTGACCAACATAACGCTGCACGGGCTGCGCGCCCACGCCGAGATCCCGCCCTTCCTGTGGGGCGCCGACGTGGCGCTGCTGCCGCCCTCGGCCACCCACCCCAGCGCCGCCTGGACCAGCCCGATGAAGCTCGGCGAGTACATGATGGCGCGGGTGCCGGTGGTGGCAACCGGCATTCCGGCGCTGAGGCACTGGCTGAGCGGGCGGGAGGCGGTGTTCTGCGAACCCGACGACGGCGCCGCCCTGGCCCGCGCCATCGACGAGGCCATCGCGCCGGGCGCGGCGCGCGACGGGCGGGTAGCGGCCGCGCACCGCCTGGCGGAGCGGTGGACCTTCACGAGGCGGGCGGCCATGCTTTTGGATGCCTGCGCGGCCTGACGCCCCCCGTCCGTCGAGCGGGGGCCCCGCCGTCACATCCAGTCGAGGTTGATATTCTCCAGACCGGCGTCGCGGATGCGCTTCCGCAGCCTCTCCGTCTCCGGGCGGAGCTCGGGGATCTTCGCGTCGTGCAGCTCGACGAAGGCGTGCCGGATCCGGTCCTGGAGGCCGAGATCAAGGAGCCGGTGCAAGATCGCCACCTCCGCCCCCTCCACGTCCATCTTCAGCAGCGTCACCGGGCGGTCGAGCGCACGGACGAAGGCCGCGAAGTCCACCGCCTCCACCGTCACTCGGTCCTCCCGGCTGACGTTCCCCTTGAACGGCAACAGCGAGGAACCGGTCGACCAAGTCAGCGGGTCCTGCCGGGCGTTGACGTGGAAATGCAGGGACGCCGGGCCGTCGTCGAGGGCAACGGCGGCCTGCCGCAGCGTGACGTTCGGGAATGGCGTCAGCCGCCGGGCCAGCTCACCGGACGCGTGCGGGTTCGGTTCGAAGGCGAAGACGCGCGCCCCGCGGCGTGCCATGGGGAGCGTGAACAGCCCGACATTGGCCCCGCAGTCCACGGCGATGTCGCCGGGCTCCAGAGCGGCCACCCGCTCTAGGAAGGCATGCTCCACCGCGTGCTGCGCGGCGGCGATGCTCCTGTCCCCGGTCATGCAGTGGACCCTTTCATGCCAGCACGGGGATCGGCGCGTCCAGCAGCACCCCGGTGCGGCGGCGGACGCGTTCGGCCTCGGTGATCGAAGCAGCGTTGGGCACGGCACCGAATCCTTCTGCATCAGTGCGGAGCGGGCCCGTCCGGTCGGTTCGTCATCGCCGGGCGGGGCGCACCGTCCGGCTATCTATTGTGAAAGTTTTCGGGGACGCAAGGCATTTGGCCGCAGGGCAATCGTTTGAAGAGCTTCGGCAGTTCGTCGGCCGATGACGTGGGCCTCGCTGGCTGATTCCGTGAAATCCGATCTCGATCCGTGAAATCCGTGTCGATCATTTCCATGCTGCGCATCGCCAATTCCTTCGACGCTCCAATCCCGGCTGTCCGCATGGCCGGTGCCGAGGATCGGTGTGCAACCATCCAACCGTCAAGAGCGGCTTTCTTTGAATGACCCTGCCCCGCATCATGGAGGCGATGGACCTTTGCCCGACGGGCTGGCACAATGCCGCGCGTGCCCCCCGCAGCGTGCAGCGCCCGTTCCTCCGGGCGTGCCATGGACCTGGCCGCAGCGGCCGCAATCGAGACACGGACACTCTCCCGTATGGTGCCTTCCGGACTTCCACCCCAGCCGCCGGTCCCGGCCCCTCCCTCCCTCGCCGATCTTCACCTCGTCCTGTTCATGACCGACGGCATCTCGCTGCGGATCTGGGAGGAGGCGGGGATGTTCGAGCGCGAAGTGGCCCTGTACCGGCGGCTGCGGCCCTATCTGCGCGCCCTGACCATCGTCACCTACGGCGACCGCTGGGACGCCGCCTGCCGGTCGCGCCTGCCGGGCATCCGCATCGTCTGCGACCGCGGCCTCGGGCCGGCGCGCTACCGGGACTGGATCGCCCGGCGGCTGCCCCGCCTCTGGCGGGGTCCGACGCTGGTGAAGACCAACCAGACCGCCGGCGCGGACACCGCGTTCGCGGCCGCGCGGACGGCCGGGGCCTGGTTCATGGCGCGCTGCGGCTACATGCTCTCGGAAGCCTGCGTCCACCTGCACGGCCCGGACAGCCCGCAGACCCAGTCGGCGCGGGCGCTGGAGGCCGCGGTCTTCCCCGCGGCCGACCGCTGCGTCGTCACCGCCGACGCTATGCGCGGCAGCGTCCTGGCGACCGGCGCCGACGCGGGCGCCGTCACGGTCATCCCCAACTACGTGGACACCGACCGTTTCGCCCCCGATCCCGGCGCCCGGCGGGAGCCTGGGCCGTTCCGGGTGGCCTTCATCGGCCGGCTGGTCCCGCAGAAGAACCCGCTGCTGCTGATCGAGGGGCTGCGCGGCCTGGACGTGGCGCTCGACGTGGTGGGACAGGGGGAACTGCTGCCTGCCATGCGCGCCGCCGCCCAGGGCATGGACGTGACCTTCCACGGCATCCTGCCGCACCTGGCGTTGCCCGCCCTGCTGCGGCGGGCGGATTGCTTCCTGCTGCCCTCCGGCTACGAGGGGCATCCCAAGGCACTGCTGGAGGCCATGGCCTGCGGCCTGCCGGTGATCGGCGCCAACCGGCCGGGCATCTGCGAGGTGGTCCGGCACGGCCGGACCGGCCTGCTGGTGGAACCGGAGGCGGACGCCATCCGCGACGCGGTGCGGACACTGGCCGGTGACTGCGGCCTGCGGGCGGCGCTGGGCCGGGCGGCGCGGGAGGAAGTGCTGGCGACGCTGTCGCTGGAGCGGACGGTCCACAACGAGCTGGCCCTGTACCGGGACATCCTGGCGCGCCCGCCGAAGGCGGCCGGGGCCGGCGGGGAGGCGCCATGTCCGCGGTGAACGGCGACCTGCCGCTGGATCGGGCCGGCCGGCGCGCCTACCTGGCCTTCATCCGCGCGCAGATCGCGGAGGGCCGTGGCGAGCCGCCGCCCCGCCGATGCGGCTGACGGCGGAGGAGGAGGCCCCGCTCCGGCGCGGCGCCTCGCCCCTGCGCACCTACAACGACGCGTCCCTGTCCAGGCTGCTGGACGGGCTGCCCGGCATGCCCCAGTCGATCCTCGACGTCGGCTGCGGGCGCGGCCATTACGTGGAGTTCTTCCGCCGGCACGGCTTGTCCGGGCGCTATCTCGGGATCGACGTCGTGCCCGGCGCGGACTGGGAGCGGTACGCGGCCACCCCCTCCCCGCTGGAGGCGTCCTACCGCTGCGGCCCGATCGAGACCGTACCCCTGCCCGAAGGCGCCTTCGACCTCGTGCTGTCCTCCTCCGCCCTGGAGCATGTCGAGGACGACCGCCAAGCGGTGCGGCGCATCTTCGCGGCCACCCGGCCGGGAGGGCTCAGGCTGCATCTGGTGCCGGGGCTGCGGTCGCACCTGCTGTTCGGGTATCACGGCTACCGGCGCTACGGCGCCGGCGGTCTCACGGCGCTGTTCCGGGACGCCGGCTTCGAGATCCTGGCCTTGCACCGGCAGGGCGGCGGCGTCTCATTCCTGCTGCACATGCTCGCGATCGGCATCCTGGAAAGCGGCCGGACACGGGGGGTGCTGCACGACCGGCTGCGCGACGGCGGGCCCGACGACCGGTTGCGGGGGCTGGCCTGCCGGCCATGGCTGACCGGGCTGCGCCGCCCCGGCCCGCTCCTGGCCATCTACGCGGCGCTAGCCAGGGCAGCCGTCCGCCTCGACCCGCTGGTTCCCGGTCCGACCAGCGGCTATGCCATCCTGGTCCGCCGACCCTGAGCCGCCCGGCGGGGGCGGCACGCGGTAGAGGCGCAGGTCCCCCTCCACATCGGCGACGAAGAGACCTTGGCCGGCAAGCCCGCCGAGCCCCTCCAGGATCTCCCGCCAGGCGCCGGAGGCGATAACCACCGCCCGTCCGGTAGCGGGCCGCGCCAGAAAGTCGGCGCGGCTGAGCAGCGGCAGCCCCTCGAACCCGCCCCGGCGGACGCTGTCCACGAAGCCAGCCACGCGGCACCCGCGCAGCCGGCGCAAGACGCGTAGCACCGCCCGTCCGCCTTCTCCCGCCCCGTAGATCCAGACTCCGGCGAATCCCGACAGTTCCGTCCACGGAACCACTCCGGCGCCGGGGACGGCGTGACCGGTGCACGCGAAGTCGAAGTCCGGCGGCCGGGCGGCCCAGCGCCGGGCCGCGCGGGACCGCCCGAGCGCCAGGCAGGCCGCGACCTCCGGCGCGTCGAAACGGGCCGCGAGCGCCAGCAGGCGGCGCCCGTCCCAGCCGCCGGCCAGCCGCCACCCCAGGGCGGCGACGGCCGTCCACAGCACCCGCCGCGCCACGGCCGCCAGCGTTTCCCGCAGGCCGGCGACGTTCCGGGAATCGCGCGCCGCCAGCCCGTCCAGCAGGCGCAGCGTGGCCAGGGTCAGGGCCAGGGTATCGGAGGGATCGCAGGCCGGAGCGCCCGTCTGGAGGCGCCAGACGGGCGCCGCGACCCGTTCCGGATCGAGGTCGCCGACGCCGCAGGACAGCCACTCCACCCGCCGGATCGCACCGGCCACGGCCTCCTGCTCCACCTTCCGGGTGGCGGATATCCCCTGGTCGTTGATCCGGTAGCGCAGCAGCGGCACGGGAAGGTTGGCCCCCTGGCCGCGCCGCAGCAGGCGCATCCACAGGTCGTAGTCCTGAGCGCACGCCAGCCGCTCGTCGTAGCCGCCGGCGGCGTGGAAATCGGCGGCGCGGAACAGCGTGGCGGGGTGGCAGAAGGGGTTGGCAAAGAGCGCTGTCCAGCGGATCGCGGCGTCCTCCTCCGGCAGCCGGATGGTGCGCAGCGGGGCGCCCCCGGTATCCACCGCGACATAGTTGCTGCCGACGACCGTCAGGCCGGGCTGTGCGGACAGCCGCTCATATTGCGCCGCCAAGCGGTCGGGATGACTGATGTCGTCGGCGTCCATGCGCGCGATCACCGGGGCCCGCGCCAGCCCGGCCGCCCGGTTCAACGAGACGGTCAGGCCGAGGTTGCGGTCGTTGACCACCAGGCGCACGCGGCGGTCACGCTCGGCCAGGGCGCGCAGCCGCTCCGCGTGAGGCGAGCCGTCATCGACCAGGAGCAGCTCGAAGTCGCCCAGAGTCTGGCCCAGCAGGCTGTCGACCGCCGCGTCCAGGAACCGCACGTCCCGGTGGACGCTCATGAGAACGCTGACGAGAGGGTGTGCAGGGGGGCCGGCGGCCCGTGCGGCGGCGGGCATCAGGCGGGTCGGGCGGGCCCGGGCAGCGCCCCCTCCGGAACGCCGAGGAAGCGCATCGTCTCCTCCCCCACCCAGCGACGCACGGCTGCCAGGAACGGCACCATCGCCCCGCGGTGGTGAGCCGTGGCGCGCCGCCGGACCTCCTCCGCCTCGGCGATCCTGCCGAGCATGTGCAGGCCGATGGCGGCGTCCAGCAGGCCATGGAGCATCTGGGGATCGACGACGAGGGCTTGGCGCAGCAGGGGCTCGGCCCGCTCCGCCTCGCCGAGGGCGATCAGGGCCAGCCCCTGGAGTGCCAGGATCGAACCGCGCCCGCCATGCGGGCTGGCGGCGCCCCGCTCCAGGGCGTCCGCCGGCCGGCCCCGCACGAGGTCGAACAGGCAGCGGTGGAAGACCACCGGCAGCGCGTCGGGTTGCCGCTCTGCGACGGAGTCCAGCGTGGCGGCGACGGCGTCCGGGCGCCCGCGCACGATGTCCGTCAGAACGAGGGAGAACGCCGCCGCGCTGTCCACCGGGTCCAGGGCGCAGGCCCGGGCGAGGAAGCCGGCCGCATCGTCCAGGGCGAAGCGGATCTGGCAGGCGATGGCGGCCTCGCGCAGGCGGACCGGGTTCTCCTCGTGGAAAAGGCCGAACCGCAGCAGTGGCTCCGCCAGATCGTGGCGCGACCGGCCCGCCCACTCCATTCCCAGGAACCCCGCCTCCGCGCCGAGCGACGCCATCTCCCGCCCGGGCGAGGCAGCGCCGGCTGGGAGCGCGGCGGGCGTCTCCTCCAGCATGCCGGCGAACCACACGAGCATCTCGGCCGGGGGATGGCCCGGCTTCAGCACCAGCGCCCGGCGGCCGCGCTCGCGCATGGCGTCCGGGCGCCGGTCCCGCAGGTCCAAGAGCCCGAGGCGGACGCAGCCGGTCGCCTCGAGGTCCATGTCGAGGGCAGCGGCAGCCCGGCGCGCCTCGGCCGCGGCGGCGTCCTGGTCCATGGCCTCCAGCGTCTCGACCAGCCCGGCATGGGCCTCGGCCGACTCCGGCATGATTGCGATGGCCCGGCGGAACGCCTCCACCGCTGCGGCCTGTGAGCCCTCCCGGCACAAGGCCACCGCCATTTCGAGCTGGTAATTGGCGAAGGTGTCGCGGCGGATGCTCTGCCGCCAGGCTTCCACCTGCTCCGGCATGGGCGGCGCGACGGAAGCCGGCCGATGAAGGGCGTCGCCTGAACTCACTCGAACCTCTTGCGCAAACGGGCCGCGAGCCGGCGTTCCGGAGCGGGTCGGCCACGGACGCGCACTCTATCCGAATCCCCGGCCCCCCTCCAAGGGGTTCCCAGGGTAATCGGGTGAAGGAACAGGGCAAGGGCTTGATGAGCTTCAGCGCTTCGTCGGGGCAAGAATCGACACGGATTTTGCGGATCTGTGCCGGTCGCCGGCCGATGACGCGGGCTTCGCTGGCGGGCTTCCGTAAAATCCGGCACCAATCCGTGTCGATCGTCTTGCCTGCATCGCCCACGCACCGCGTTCAAGCGATGACCCTGAAGGGGTTCCGTCACAGGGCCATTCAAAGAAAGCCGCTCTTGACGGTTGCCGATCCTCGGCACCGGCCATGCGGACAGCCGGGATTGGAGCGTCGAAGGAGTGGGCGATGCGCAGCATGGTGATGCGCAGCATGGTGATGCGTAGCATGGTGTTGTGCAGGATGGCCATGGCCTGGGGCACCAGCCCCGGAACTCCGGCCAGAGCCGTTTAGGCTTAGCTGAAGTCGTTGATTTTCTAACACTCCCCGTTACCGGCAAGAATCTTGGCGTACCAGGCCAGATACCGCTCGATCATCACCCGCTCGTCAAAATGGGCCACGGCACGGCGGCGGGCGGCGGCGGCGAGCCGTGTGCGCATCGCCTCATCCTCCAGAAGCGCCGTCAAGGCTTCAGCGGCCTCCCCGACGGCGCCCGGCGTGACGAGCAGGCCGGTTTCTCCGTCCGCGATCTGTTCGGGAATGCCGCCAACCGCCGTGGCAACGACGGGCAGGCCGCAGGCCATGGCTTCCAAGACGACGGTTGGAAAGGTATCGGCCCGAGCAAAATGAACGAACACATCGGCGGCCCGATAGATGTCAGCCAGCCCGCTTCCATCGGTAAGGAAGGGAAAGGACCATACCTCCACACTTCCCCATCGCGTCCGCTCCTCCAAGCCCCCCGCGACCAGCAACAGGATGCGGCGCGGCGCCAATCGGGCGGCGGCCGCGCGGACGGCCTCCTCCAGGGTCCGAACGTCCCGCCACAGGTTGGCGAGTCCACCGTTGCTGACGAGCAGCGCGACGACAGCATCCTGCGGCACGCCGAACCGATCACGCGCCGCACGGCGGTCGCCAGGCTGGAACGCTTCGATATCGACGCCGTTGGGAAGCGTCACCGCCGCCCGGACGGACGAGGGAGGCAGGCTGCCCAAGGCGCGTTCCCGCAACCAGTCGCACGGCGCTGCGAGGAAGAAACGGCTGGCGCCGAGCAGGTCACGTTTACGGTCCCAGTTGTTCGCCGTGTTGTCCCGCGGCAGGGGAGGGTAGATGGACAAGTCGGGGCACATCCCACATCCTGTCCGCCACCGCTCGCATTCCATCGGATGGGCGCAATGACCGGTCAGCAGCCAGCAGTCATGCAGTGTCATCACGACAGGAACCCGTGTGCTCAGCCACGGCAGCACGCGCAGGTCGAAGTAGGCGTTGTGAAGATTGTGCAGATGAACGAGATCCGGAGGATCGTCGGCAAGGTCCAGAAGGTCCCAACTGCCCGGGTAGAAGAAATCCTCCATACCGGCGCGCAAAGCCCATTTCCGATCGTCCGGGCCCGCGGGCGGCGGTGCCGCCGGGTTGCGCGACGGCCGGTTGCGATCCCGAGACAGGGGCCTGACCCAATCATGGTCCAGCCGCTTGAATCCGACGGCCAACGTGGCCTCATGCCCTGCGAACCGGTACCCGGCCGTCAGCCGGAAGGCGATCCGCTCCGCCCCACCTTCCTGATCGGCCAGACTTACCGTAAGGACGCGCATGCGCAACGGGAGTGGGGAACGGGAGTGGGGAACGGGGGGACGGACCACAGGCATTCTCTTCACGGCGGCAGACTTGCAACAGGACCGATCTTACATTCTGTGGAGCTATGCGGGAAACTGGGTGATGACGGGCTGAGGAAGGCGGCGTATCGAGGCGGGTGACGAAGCCTGCCAGAACCTCCACGAGGGAGCGATACGTCATGGACGAGAATAGCAAGGTTGTCCGGTTGCGTCAGCCGGAGGAGATCGAGATGACCCGCTGACGGCCATCCTCCGTGCCGGTGCCCGCCGGTTGCTGGAACAGGCCATCGAGGCGGAGGCGGACGCCTTTCTGGCGTCGATGAGAGACGTGAAGCTGCCGGACGGCCGCGAGCGGGTGGTCCGGCACGGCCACGGCCCGGAGCGGGCGATCCAGACCGGCATCGGGCCGGTCCCGGTGCGCCGGGTTAAGGTGCGCGACCGCGGAGCGGAGAATGACGCCGAGCGCATCCGCTTCACCTCGGGGCTGCTGCCGCGCTGGGCACGCCGCACCCGCAGCCTGGACGCGTTGCTGCCCATCCTCTCCTTGCGCGGCTTCTCCACCGGCGACTTCCAGGAGGCGCTCGGGGCCTTGCTCGGCCGGGACGCCCCGAACCTGTCGCCCCCGGTGATCGGCCGGCTGAAGGAGGAGTGGGTGGCCGACTACGCACGCTGGCAACGGCGCGACCGGTCGGCGCGGCGCTATGTGTATGTCTGGGCCGACGGCGTTTATCTCCAGGCCCGCATGGAGCCGAGCGCGGACTGCATGCTGGTGATCATCGGCGCCACCCCGGAGGGCCACAAGGAACTGGTCGGCTTCCAGATCGGCGTGCGCGAGAGCGCCCAGAATTGGCGCGAACTGCTGATCGACCTCCAGGCCCGCGGCCTCACCACCGCCCCCGAACTCGCCGTCGCCGATGGCGCGCTGGGCTTCTGGAAGGCGCTGGAGGAGGTCTTCCCGACCACCCGGCACCAGCGCTGCTGGCGGCACACCATCCGGACGCAATCCGACAACCGGCTCCTTCGGGACATCATGCCCCGGCGGTGGAGGGCGTAGCGGAATAACATGACGGATCTTCAACGTGTCTTCACCCACGATGATGCGCTCGATGACGAGCTGCAAGATGGCCTGTCGGTCGGCAAAGGTGGCGTCCCGCAGCCGCCCTTGGATGCGTTCGCAGAAGGCGGTCAGGTTCGCGATCACCTCCCGCGCGTTCGCCCGTTGCTGACGAAGTTGCTCGACGTGCTCCAACTCCAACGCCAAGGCTTGGCGCTGATCGGCCAGATGTCGGCGGCGCTCCGCAAGTTCGTCAAGTCTCAGTACACCGGCTTGGTAGGCATCCAGAAGGCGTTGATCGGCCTGGGACAGACGGCGCAGGCGTTGATGAACGGTATCCGTCAGGGGCGCCCCACCTGGCCGACTTGGCGCTGAGGCCAGTAGTTTCCCGCGCGAACCGATCATCAGCGGGAGGCGGCGATGGGGTCGACGGTGGCGGGCTCGGCCGAGTCGTTTTGGCGGGGGCACGTTGAGGCGTGGCGGGCGAGTGGCCGGAGCCGCAGCGATTACTGCGCGGCGCAGGGGTTGTCGCGCAAGACCTTCGGCTGGTGGGCCTGGCGGCTCGATCGCAACCGTCGGCCGGCGGAGGTGGCGGGCCAAGCCGGGCGTTTCCTTGGATGTACGACCGCTTCTCGCTGGGGTATTTTCTGACCGCGGCCGAATTCGCCGGCGCGACCGTCTGCGGGGCCGCGCAGTCCGCGATCCCGGGCTTCGCCGGTTACTATCTCGACACCCTGCCGGACGGTGAGATCCGCAAGTTGGCCGAGACGAACATCGTGCTGAATTGCCATCTCGATGCCGCCGGGCCCTACGCCAACAATCTCCGCCTTTACGAAGCCACAGGGGTCGGTTCGTTCCTGCTCACCGATTGGAAGCCCAACCTTCACAGTCCGTTCGAGATTGGTACCGAGGTTGCCGCCTACCGCGATGCCGGCGACGCCGTTCGCCTGATCCGGCAGTACGAGGAGTACTCGGAGGAGTGCCGTACCATTGCTGAAGCCGGACAGCGGCGGACGTCACACCTACGGGCATTGGGCCGCGAAACTGACCGATATGCTTGGAGCTCTATTCCCAGGTCGGCTATGACAGGCCGACGCTGGCCTGCTGCAATCCCGAACGTTCCATGACGGTGAGGGGGATGCCACCACAGGCCCTCCCAGCCTTGTCACCATCTGAGGAAGCCTTGCCACCATGACCCATTCCCGCCGCATCTCGGTGATCGGACTCGGCTATGTCGGCCTGCCCGTAGCGGTCGCGTTCGGGCGGACGGGCGTGCCCGTCGTTGCCTTCGATATTGACGCGCGCCGCATCGCGGCGCTGCGGGCCGGGCACGACCATACGGGCGAGGTGGCGGACGTGGATCTAGCTGAAGCGCGCCTGCACCTGACCGACGCCCCAGAAGATCTGGCGCGGGCTGATTTCCACATCGTCACCGTGCCGACCCCGATCGACGACGCCCGGCGCCCGGACCTGCGCCCGCTGCTGGCTGCCAGCCGTACCGTCGGGCGGCATCTGAAGCGTGGCGATGTGGTGGTCTACGAATCCACGGTCTATCCCGGCGCCACGGAGATGGACTGCGTGCCGGTGCTGGAGGCGGAATCGGGCCTCACCTTCGGGCGGGACTTCACCGTCGGCTATTCGCCGGAGCGCATCAACCCCGGCGACAAGGAACACCGGTTCGAGACGATCACCAAGGTGGTCTCCGGCTCCGATCCGGCGACGCGGGCGCTCGTCGCTGCGGTTTACGGCAGCGTGGTGAAGGCCGGCGTGCACGAGGCCGCGTCTATCGCCGTGGCGGAGGCCGCCAAGGTCATCGAGAACACCCAGCGCGACGTCAACATCGC harbors:
- a CDS encoding class I SAM-dependent methyltransferase translates to MSASDGERPETPPHVKTLESLARKGCSIGDRFAPGSPEGREAIAYWFEVIQYADRMLNLACNDYYDLRHPKHYLWTGHAAFLVENIRPGERVLDIGCGASYYQQWMAQTAAEVVAVDINPDRVAQSIRNNTMPNLRFLTMDATRELPEGRFDVVVCSHVLEHLDDPVPLLTNLARHIPKIVVKVPAVDSTWYKLVRKDIGLFWMDDPDHRREYTLDLLREHLEAGGWTVASLVRGFDLRAIATSPAAG
- a CDS encoding glycosyltransferase, encoding MSARPTLLAAAAIEAGSLFAHAVNTVKMAEGFARNGLNVVFVCLEPAGGPVSPERLNALYGLNAPLDWVMLPANADGTPRGDGMGFAVPALELARAREARIVYARSYVLPALTAREGIPTLVEAHTDPSNARPDFADLLAATHLPGLRRLVTIAPVLARGYAARGAAADRIVVLPDAVDERLFARPAVPPPSPLGPGPNAVYAGHLYDYKGIPAILEAVALRPGIRFHLVGGWPQDVERTRARVEAAGLTNITLHGLRAHAEIPPFLWGADVALLPPSATHPSAAWTSPMKLGEYMMARVPVVATGIPALRHWLSGREAVFCEPDDGAALARAIDEAIAPGAARDGRVAAAHRLAERWTFTRRAAMLLDACAA
- a CDS encoding glycosyltransferase is translated as MSVHRDVRFLDAAVDSLLGQTLGDFELLLVDDGSPHAERLRALAERDRRVRLVVNDRNLGLTVSLNRAAGLARAPVIARMDADDISHPDRLAAQYERLSAQPGLTVVGSNYVAVDTGGAPLRTIRLPEEDAAIRWTALFANPFCHPATLFRAADFHAAGGYDERLACAQDYDLWMRLLRRGQGANLPVPLLRYRINDQGISATRKVEQEAVAGAIRRVEWLSCGVGDLDPERVAAPVWRLQTGAPACDPSDTLALTLATLRLLDGLAARDSRNVAGLRETLAAVARRVLWTAVAALGWRLAGGWDGRRLLALAARFDAPEVAACLALGRSRAARRWAARPPDFDFACTGHAVPGAGVVPWTELSGFAGVWIYGAGEGGRAVLRVLRRLRGCRVAGFVDSVRRGGFEGLPLLSRADFLARPATGRAVVIASGAWREILEGLGGLAGQGLFVADVEGDLRLYRVPPPPGGSGSADQDGIAAGRTGNQRVEADGCPG
- a CDS encoding FkbM family methyltransferase; translation: MTGDRSIAAAQHAVEHAFLERVAALEPGDIAVDCGANVGLFTLPMARRGARVFAFEPNPHASGELARRLTPFPNVTLRQAAVALDDGPASLHFHVNARQDPLTWSTGSSLLPFKGNVSREDRVTVEAVDFAAFVRALDRPVTLLKMDVEGAEVAILHRLLDLGLQDRIRHAFVELHDAKIPELRPETERLRKRIRDAGLENINLDWM
- a CDS encoding glycosyltransferase family 4 protein — protein: MPVVRPPVPHSRSPLPLRMRVLTVSLADQEGGAERIAFRLTAGYRFAGHEATLAVGFKRLDHDWVRPLSRDRNRPSRNPAAPPPAGPDDRKWALRAGMEDFFYPGSWDLLDLADDPPDLVHLHNLHNAYFDLRVLPWLSTRVPVVMTLHDCWLLTGHCAHPMECERWRTGCGMCPDLSIYPPLPRDNTANNWDRKRDLLGASRFFLAAPCDWLRERALGSLPPSSVRAAVTLPNGVDIEAFQPGDRRAARDRFGVPQDAVVALLVSNGGLANLWRDVRTLEEAVRAAAARLAPRRILLLVAGGLEERTRWGSVEVWSFPFLTDGSGLADIYRAADVFVHFARADTFPTVVLEAMACGLPVVATAVGGIPEQIADGETGLLVTPGAVGEAAEALTALLEDEAMRTRLAAAARRRAVAHFDERVMIERYLAWYAKILAGNGEC
- the tnpA gene encoding IS66 family insertion sequence element accessory protein TnpA, coding for MGSTVAGSAESFWRGHVEAWRASGRSRSDYCAAQGLSRKTFGWWAWRLDRNRRPAEVAGQAGRFLGCTTASRWGIF
- a CDS encoding glycosyltransferase family 4 protein — its product is MVPSGLPPQPPVPAPPSLADLHLVLFMTDGISLRIWEEAGMFEREVALYRRLRPYLRALTIVTYGDRWDAACRSRLPGIRIVCDRGLGPARYRDWIARRLPRLWRGPTLVKTNQTAGADTAFAAARTAGAWFMARCGYMLSEACVHLHGPDSPQTQSARALEAAVFPAADRCVVTADAMRGSVLATGADAGAVTVIPNYVDTDRFAPDPGARREPGPFRVAFIGRLVPQKNPLLLIEGLRGLDVALDVVGQGELLPAMRAAAQGMDVTFHGILPHLALPALLRRADCFLLPSGYEGHPKALLEAMACGLPVIGANRPGICEVVRHGRTGLLVEPEADAIRDAVRTLAGDCGLRAALGRAAREEVLATLSLERTVHNELALYRDILARPPKAAGAGGEAPCPR
- a CDS encoding class I SAM-dependent methyltransferase — encoded protein: MRLTAEEEAPLRRGASPLRTYNDASLSRLLDGLPGMPQSILDVGCGRGHYVEFFRRHGLSGRYLGIDVVPGADWERYAATPSPLEASYRCGPIETVPLPEGAFDLVLSSSALEHVEDDRQAVRRIFAATRPGGLRLHLVPGLRSHLLFGYHGYRRYGAGGLTALFRDAGFEILALHRQGGGVSFLLHMLAIGILESGRTRGVLHDRLRDGGPDDRLRGLACRPWLTGLRRPGPLLAIYAALARAAVRLDPLVPGPTSGYAILVRRP